From the Paenibacillus tianjinensis genome, the window GAGAAAGACGGAAGACCCTTTAAAGAAAAAACTGGCTTATTTGTTTATATCCTCATGTACCATAGCTACGATATTGGCAACCCTGACAGATGTGATTATAAATGCATATACATCATATAAAGTCATCCAAGTGGCACCTATTATTCTACTTTTGCCTACAACCGCGATTTTCTATGCAATTAAACGTTATGGACTAATGGGAATGGAAAAAAGCGACCGGGCTGAACCGGGGAAAATATTGAGTGAAGTCAACATGGACAGATTTATAAAAATCATGTCCTTCGTGTACATCATAGGTGGGATGCTGAATTTCGCCGCACAGTATTTTTTCAATCAGAAAGCCCCCCATTTCCACGCTGTTTTATTATTCAGTTTTTTCTTTTTTGCGATAGGGGCGTTATTGACGATTATTAAATTTCTGCCCATTAAGGCGGATTATAAAGAATACATCTTCATTCTTATTATGTTAGCGTCCATCCTTCTGATCGCGGTCAACTTTATTGATTCTGCAAGTATTACCGTATGGGCAGCGCCTTTTATTATTGTGATGCTCTCCGTTCTTTTCAACAAGCGGCTGATGATCCTGTGGATAGGCATTGCAATTCTGACTACGCAAATCTACATTTGGGCGAAAATACCGAAAACAATGGTGCAGGTGGATGGGTCGGATTATCTTGCCCGGATTGGGATCTTAGGTATCACCCTCTGGCTGGCCTATTTTGTCAACCGGGTATACCTCCAGCGTCTTGAGGAAAATGAAGCGCAAATCAGGTTTCAGAAAATGGTTTCTCATATTTCCGGTGATTTTGTTAAGGTTACCGAATCCAACCTGGATGAGAAAATCTATGAACTGTTAGAGCTTAGCGGAAGGCACTTTCAGGTAGACCGGACTTTTTTCGTTCGATTAACCGAACATCAAAAGGTGTTTGAATGGTGCGATGAAGGCGTTGAATCCGCGATGGACATGATTCCTAAGCTGACCCGCGATACATTCCCGTGGTGGATGAACGAGATGTTAAACAGTGACCTGGTAAATGTAATAGACGTGGAGATGCTGCCGCCAGAAGCCGAAGCGGAAATTGAAACGTTTAAGTCTCATCAGATGAAGTCGCTGATCTCCATTACGGTAAGAAATAAAGGGAGAATTATGGGGATTCTGTTCTTCGCATCCGTCAAAGCGGTGAAATCCTTGGGGGAAAATCATCAGAAGCTGCTGAGAATCCTGGCCAACTTATTGACAGATGCGCTTGTAAAAGTGGAGGCTGAGAAGGAAATCCGCTACATGGCGTATTATGACGCTTTGACAGGGTTTCCTAACCATGCCATGTTTAAAAATCAGCTGGAACAGGCGATCCATTCAGCCAGAGGAACCGGCAATCTCATTGGTGTGCTTTTCATAGATTTGGATGCTTTCAAATCCGTTAATGACACCATAGGCCACCTGGGTGGAGACGAGATGCTGCAACAAGTGGCAGTCAGGTTATCTAGGTGTTTGCGGGAACATGATATGGTGTCACGTTTTGGCGGGGATGAATTTTTGATCAAGCTCACTGGAATAGACCGGGTGGAGGACATTAAGAGGATTGCCGGAACAATGATGAGGTCGATCACTCAGCCCGTGATGGTCAAAGACCAGGAATTTTTCATTACCGCCAGTGCAGGGATTGCAGTATATCCAACAGACGGCGAAACTACAGAGGAATTAATTAAAAATGCCGATCTGGCGATGTACGCTTCGAAGGAAAAGGGAAAGAACCAGTACACCTTATGCTCACCAGCGATGAAAGAAGAGGTGCTCCAAAAAACGCAACTGACAAACAGTCTGTACAGGGCACTGGAAAGAAATGAGTTCGTGCTGCACTACCAGCCGCAAGTGAGTGTTTCAACCCAAGAAATCGTGGGGCTTGAGGCCTTGA encodes:
- a CDS encoding putative bifunctional diguanylate cyclase/phosphodiesterase → MTIIKFLPIKADYKEYIFILIMLASILLIAVNFIDSASITVWAAPFIIVMLSVLFNKRLMILWIGIAILTTQIYIWAKIPKTMVQVDGSDYLARIGILGITLWLAYFVNRVYLQRLEENEAQIRFQKMVSHISGDFVKVTESNLDEKIYELLELSGRHFQVDRTFFVRLTEHQKVFEWCDEGVESAMDMIPKLTRDTFPWWMNEMLNSDLVNVIDVEMLPPEAEAEIETFKSHQMKSLISITVRNKGRIMGILFFASVKAVKSLGENHQKLLRILANLLTDALVKVEAEKEIRYMAYYDALTGFPNHAMFKNQLEQAIHSARGTGNLIGVLFIDLDAFKSVNDTIGHLGGDEMLQQVAVRLSRCLREHDMVSRFGGDEFLIKLTGIDRVEDIKRIAGTMMRSITQPVMVKDQEFFITASAGIAVYPTDGETTEELIKNADLAMYASKEKGKNQYTLCSPAMKEEVLQKTQLTNSLYRALERNEFVLHYQPQVSVSTQEIVGLEALIRWNNPELGMISPATFIPLAEQTGLIIPIGQWVLETACRQIKEWQVMGLPPIRMAVNLSLVQFQERNLLSLVGGILNETGLEAKYLELEITESAAADGEDDIVHVLHELKELGVSLSIDDFGSGYSSLSRLKTLPVDRIKIDMQFVRGISTGNKDEAIAKTIIQLAKNLELQVIAEGVETASQVEFFNTYKCDEIQGYYFYKPMPASEVEGIF